In Archocentrus centrarchus isolate MPI-CPG fArcCen1 chromosome 16, fArcCen1, whole genome shotgun sequence, a single window of DNA contains:
- the cacng8b gene encoding voltage-dependent calcium channel gamma-4 subunit, with product MVCEKGIQILLTTVGAFAAFGLMTVAIGTDYWLYSRALICNSTANVTQDDPHNKDKKDPGALTHSGLWRICCLEGVKRGVCSQINHFPEDADFDHDGAEYVLRVVRASNIFPILSAILLLMGGVCIAASRFYKSKRNIILGAGILFVAAGLSNIIGVIVYISAALGDISPKKDEDKKWQYSYGWSFYFGGLSFIMAEMVGVLAVNIYIEKNKELRCRSRTDIFKSTTHAMLRLPSYRFRRRSRSSSRSTDPSRSRDPSPVGGGGGKNFGLPPSALLSQGPISVSTLPNPHSRSHTALAGGDISLYTLSRDPKLGGLPPMYGTVDRATLYQLHNCFPKDGGGGGGGVMMSGTLPSLKSHNPSNSSNSNPPIPNSVGSGPPPFTSSTVDRERGMGTLDRLKGDRESNSNTLNRKTTPV from the exons ATGGTGTGTGAGAAGGGGATCCAGATCCTTCTCACCACCGTGGGGGCATTCGCTGCCTTCGGCCTGATGACGGTGGCAATAGGCACGGACTACTGGCTGTACTCCCGTGCCCTCATCTGCAACAGCACAGCCAACGTCACCCAGGATGACCCTCATAATAAGGACAAGAAGGACCCTGGTGCTCTCACCCACTCCGGTCTGTGGAGAATATGCTGCTTGGAAG GAGTGAAGAGAGGAGTGTGTTCTCAGATTAATCACTTCCCAGAGGATGCAGACTTTGACCATGATGGGGCAGAGTACGTCCTAC GGGTAGTCAGGGCTTCCAACATCTTCCCCATCCTTAGTGCCATCCTGCTGCTGATGGGAGGAGTTTGCATTGCTGCTAGTCGTTTCTATAAGAGCAAAAGGAACATTATCCTGGGGGCAGGGATCCTTTTTGTGGCTGCAG GTCTGAGCAACATAATTGGTGTGATTGTCTACATCTCGGCTGCGCTGGGGGACATTTCTCCAAAGAAGGATGAGGATAAGAAGTGGCAGTACTCCTATGGTTGGTCCTTTTACTTCGGAGGCCTTTCTTTCATTATGGCTGAAATGGTGGGCGTGCTGGCCGTCAACATCTACATCGAGAAGAACAAGGAACTCCGCTGCCGTTCTCGCACCGACATTTTCAAAAGCACCACACACGCCATGCTCCGCCTGCCCAGCTACCGCTTCCGACGCCGCTCTCGCTCCTCATCCCGTTCCACCGATCCTTCCCGCTCCCGAGACCCCTCGCCTGTGGGGGGAGGTGGGGGAAAGAACTTCGGGCTACCCCCGTCTGCATTGCTTTCCCAGGGCCCCATCTCAGTGTCCACTTTACCCAACCCGCACTCTCGCTCCCACACGGCCCTGGCTGGAGGTGACATCTCTCTGTACACGTTGTCCCgtgaccccaaactgggagGGTTGCCACCCATGTATGGAACGGTGGACAGGGCCACGCTCTACCAGCTCCACAACTGTTTTCCAAAGGAtgggggtggagggggagggggagtgATGATGAGCGGTACTCTCCCCTCACTCAAGTCCCACAACCCTTCCAATTCTTCCAACTCCAATCCACCGATTCCCAACTCTGTGGGCTCTGgccctccacccttcacctcaTCCACAGTCGACAGGGAGCGAGGGATGGGGACTCTGGACAGGCTGAAGGGAGATAGGGAGAGCAACTCTAACACCCTCAATAGGAAAACAACACCTGTGTAG